In the Panthera uncia isolate 11264 chromosome D2, Puncia_PCG_1.0, whole genome shotgun sequence genome, one interval contains:
- the LOC125933171 gene encoding protein LIAT1-like, whose product MLTPDGXXXXMFTPDGQRGEMFTPDGESVEMFTPDGQSVEMFTPDGQSVEMLTLDGESVEMFTPDGQSVEMFTPDGENVEMFTPDGQSVETFTPDGQSVEMFTPDGQSVEMFTPDGESVEMFTPDGQRGEMFTPDGQSVEMFTPDGQSVEMFTPDGESVEVFTPDGESVEMFTPVGESMEVVTPDGESVEMLTPDGESVEMFTPVGESMEVFTPDGQSVEMFTPDGDSVEVVTPDGESVEVFTPKGDRWEVKTAKGESGEEAQALRMGPGSSKV is encoded by the exons ATGCTCACACCAGATGGGCANNNNNNNNNNATGTTCACAccagatgggcagagaggggaaatgtTCACACCAGATGGAGAGAGCGTGGAGATGTTCACACCAGATGGGCAGAGCGTGGAAATGTTCACACCAGATGGGCAGAGCGTGGAAATGCTCACGCTAGATGGGGAGAGCGTGGAAATGTTCACGCCAGATGGGCAGAGCGTGGAAATGTTCACACCAGATGGGGAGAACGTGGAAATGTTCACACCAGATGGGCAGAGCGTGGAAACATTCACACCAGATGGGCAGAGCGTGGAAATGTTCACACCAGATGGGCAGAGTGTGGAAATGTTCACACCAGATGGGGAGAGTGTGGAAATGTTCACAccagatgggcagagaggggaaatgtTCACACCAGATGGGCAGAGCGTGGAAATGTTCACACCAGATGGGCAGAGTGTGGAAATGTTCACACCAGATGGGGAGAGCGTGGAGGTCTTCACACCAGATGGGGAGAGCGTGGAAATGTTCACACCAGTTGGAGAGAGCATGGAGGTCGTCACACCAGATGGGGAGAGCGTGGAAATGCTCACACCAGATGGGGAGAGCGTGGAAATGTTCACACCAGTTGGAGAGAGCATGGAG GTCTTCACACCAGATGGGCAGAGCGTGGAAATGTTCACACCAGATGGGGACAGCGTGGAGGTCGTCACACCAGATGGGGAGAGTGTGGAAGTCTTTACACCCAAAGGGGACAGATGGGAAGTGAAAACTGCGAAGGGAGAGAGCGGCGAAGAAGCACAGGCCCTGAGGATGGGACCTGGGAGCTCCAAGGTCTGA